In a single window of the candidate division WWE3 bacterium genome:
- a CDS encoding glycosyltransferase family 2 protein: MKISVVVPTFNNAQILARSLVRLFNQTLPKEDFEIILVNDYSTDETSSVVDKIVSDYKINNIKIINLPRNSGPSVARNEGIKEAAAPIIVMTQDDMLVQPDFLEQHLKFHQLHPKNEEAVVGLIEFDKSLKLTPFMKWWENGHQFKFPKVSRDVKYLRLKSRPYLNFYPGNLSLKKEFLVEKEGWFDSEFFLDGAIGYEDTELGYRLWKQGLKLFYAPDIVVSHHHIKTFASICKLSYYKGKLLHILYRKQPDFKRIFGQTLKLLISRIFVGRVSITILEPVAKISEKHFKVGLIYWLVLRYYFNQGYENLLKNP; this comes from the coding sequence GTGAAAATATCTGTCGTAGTTCCTACATTTAATAACGCTCAGATCTTGGCCAGGTCGCTGGTTCGTTTATTTAACCAAACTTTACCCAAAGAAGATTTTGAAATAATTTTAGTGAATGATTATTCTACGGATGAAACTAGTAGCGTTGTAGATAAAATTGTTAGTGATTACAAAATTAATAATATTAAAATAATTAATTTGCCTAGAAATAGTGGGCCATCGGTTGCCCGTAACGAAGGCATTAAGGAGGCTGCAGCGCCGATCATCGTTATGACTCAAGATGATATGTTAGTGCAACCGGATTTTTTGGAGCAACACTTAAAATTTCATCAGTTGCATCCCAAAAATGAAGAAGCAGTGGTGGGGTTAATCGAATTTGATAAAAGTTTAAAATTAACGCCATTTATGAAGTGGTGGGAAAATGGACACCAGTTTAAATTTCCTAAAGTTTCCCGTGATGTTAAATACTTACGACTAAAATCGCGACCATACCTTAATTTTTACCCTGGTAATTTGTCGCTAAAAAAAGAATTTTTGGTCGAAAAAGAAGGTTGGTTTGATAGTGAGTTTTTTCTGGACGGAGCAATTGGTTATGAAGACACGGAACTGGGGTATCGCTTGTGGAAGCAAGGTTTAAAACTTTTCTACGCCCCGGACATCGTTGTCTCGCATCACCACATAAAAACCTTCGCTAGTATTTGTAAATTAAGTTATTACAAAGGTAAACTCTTACATATTTTATACCGAAAGCAACCCGATTTTAAGCGGATCTTTGGTCAGACCTTAAAGCTGCTCATCAGCCGTATTTTCGTAGGTCGAGTTTCTATTACAATACTTGAACCCGTGGCTAAAATATCAGAAAAACATTTTAAAGTTGGTTTAATATATTGGCTAGTGCTGCGTTACTATTTTAATCAGGGATATGAAAATTTACTCAAAAATCCTTAG
- a CDS encoding O-antigen ligase family protein produces MKIYSKILRILLFLVVFTVPLGQLGKLPFVDPTIGLYFSDLFLGLFIIVTAFFLLVVDRRLKINLPIILAFIFAGWALVTLLLGGQGLPVPQLLVSFFYWVRLVAIFLFFWIIYTLKQTHPEVIKNLEWWLIGSGVLLAAAGFVQLIAFPDFGKLHPALGWDPHYYRLNSTFFDPNFTGGYLVLCVSLLLRVVNKFREEKNKQQITKNAQLRFAINFRGGNCNKSIAVCYLLFVILLIAIFLTFSRSAWLMLAILVFIYGAFKVRWLLFVALVIIFGAYFAVPRVQTRLAGITDPADSASFRLQSWQQGLQLSSKNLITGVGFNTLRYAKDASEFYDYREAAGVHSGAGFDSSILVVLATTGIPGLLLFLGFLGSCLIGMISRIGKIGTIGAESFLVNLSVIGALLALLIESNFVNSLFYAPIMVLEFAILGLCVD; encoded by the coding sequence ATGAAAATTTACTCAAAAATCCTTAGAATTTTACTTTTCTTAGTAGTCTTCACGGTTCCTTTGGGGCAATTGGGAAAGTTGCCTTTTGTAGATCCAACAATCGGGTTATATTTTTCTGATTTATTTTTAGGACTGTTTATCATCGTTACGGCTTTCTTTCTTTTAGTCGTTGACCGACGCCTCAAGATTAATTTACCGATTATTTTAGCTTTCATTTTTGCTGGTTGGGCATTGGTTACCTTGCTACTTGGCGGGCAGGGACTGCCGGTGCCACAACTTTTGGTAAGTTTTTTTTACTGGGTGCGGCTAGTGGCGATTTTCCTATTTTTTTGGATTATTTACACTCTTAAGCAAACACACCCGGAAGTGATTAAAAATTTAGAGTGGTGGCTGATTGGTAGCGGAGTGTTACTCGCAGCTGCTGGATTTGTGCAGTTAATTGCCTTTCCAGATTTTGGTAAATTGCATCCAGCTTTGGGTTGGGACCCGCATTACTATCGATTGAATAGTACCTTCTTTGATCCGAACTTCACTGGTGGATACCTAGTACTGTGTGTTTCCCTATTGCTGCGAGTAGTAAACAAATTTCGAGAGGAAAAGAACAAACAACAGATAACAAAGAACGCTCAGCTTCGCTTCGCTATCAATTTTCGTGGCGGAAATTGTAACAAGTCGATTGCTGTTTGTTATTTGTTATTTGTTATTTTATTAATCGCCATCTTTCTCACTTTCTCCCGTAGCGCGTGGTTGATGCTGGCGATTTTAGTTTTTATTTACGGAGCGTTTAAGGTGCGTTGGCTTCTCTTCGTGGCCTTAGTTATCATATTTGGGGCGTACTTCGCTGTCCCTCGGGTTCAAACGAGGCTTGCGGGTATTACCGATCCGGCGGATTCGGCTAGCTTTCGCCTACAATCGTGGCAACAGGGTTTACAGTTGTCCTCTAAGAATTTAATCACCGGAGTTGGCTTTAATACGCTGCGTTACGCCAAAGACGCCTCGGAGTTTTATGATTACCGGGAAGCGGCCGGTGTCCATAGCGGGGCAGGGTTTGATTCAAGTATTCTGGTGGTTTTAGCTACGACTGGAATTCCGGGGCTGTTGCTGTTCCTGGGTTTTTTGGGATCGTGTTTGATAGGTATGATAAGTAGAATAGGTAAAATAGGTACGATAGGTGCGGAAAGTTTTTTAGTTAATCTATCGGTAATCGGAGCACTGCTGGCTTTGCTAATAGAATCTAATTTTGTGAATTCGTTGTTTTATGCGCCGATTATGGTTTTGGAATTTGCTATCTTAGGGCTTTGCGTAGACTAG
- a CDS encoding LysM peptidoglycan-binding domain-containing protein: MDNTNEKDDLEFEIKPTKAAVATVAAGILVIIAGFLLYNFFAKPSTPTQVSTTSGENTPEVQSASTPEASQAELQPAPSDVTTPTPAIATEPSTSQPLSASTSDWVALSHDIGSISGDTYTVQSGDTLWELSQGRYGSGFDWQKIAIANNITYNDLGKPLIYPGQVLTLP; the protein is encoded by the coding sequence ATGGACAATACTAACGAAAAAGACGATCTAGAATTCGAAATAAAGCCAACAAAAGCCGCGGTGGCAACCGTGGCCGCTGGAATTCTAGTCATCATCGCCGGATTTTTACTCTATAACTTTTTTGCCAAACCTAGTACTCCAACTCAAGTAAGTACTACTTCAGGCGAAAATACTCCGGAAGTCCAATCCGCTAGCACACCAGAAGCCAGTCAAGCCGAATTACAACCAGCTCCTTCAGATGTGACTACTCCAACTCCAGCGATTGCGACTGAACCAAGCACCTCACAACCATTGTCTGCTTCTACAAGTGATTGGGTTGCTCTATCTCATGATATCGGCTCCATTTCAGGTGATACTTATACAGTTCAATCTGGAGACACGCTTTGGGAACTTTCCCAGGGACGATATGGTTCTGGTTTTGATTGGCAGAAAATCGCGATTGCCAACAACATTACCTATAACGATCTCGGCAAGCCTTTAATCTATCCAGGACAAGTATTGACGCTTCCATAA
- the polX gene encoding DNA polymerase/3'-5' exonuclease PolX produces MTSNSNLPKFDNSSVANLLSNIAAALIVLKEDKFRIRAYENAAEAIVKSSSEVKDLWEEGNLTAIPGVGKGIAGALDEYFKTGKVNDFEKVLSKMPEGMFEILGLPEIGPATAYKLAKELHIKSVEDLKEAAEAHKIAELPGFGLESEKDILKALETPVAEISHRYLFPEAEAIAYSYIDYLKTCKSVIKVDPLGSLRRRSSTVGDIDISVATDNPKEVISFFKNYNLVKEVVSSGDVKCTVVLKTREQVDLMTQKPQAYGSLLQHFTGSQAHNVALRTFAKDKGWSLSENGIKKQGTNPSTSSGQVTVEVDTEEKFYKELGMDFIVPELRENRGEIEAALSRKLPKLVELVDIKGDLHNHTNFIEGENTLEEMIIKAKSLGYNYYAYCDHAPSIENRGLDEITKIIEERRGKVDGFNAKSTNFKLFSGLEINITAKAEMAYPNELMSKLDYVIASIHTNLTASKEEQTKRLMAAIKNPYVSIIGHPTGRLINERSSYEVNWTEVFKLAATTGTIMEINAHPRRLDLPDDLVKMALSYGVKFIISSDAHNVTGQDIMHYGIDVARRGWLQASDVVNTLSYEKLGDYLKEIRKRKAHSTGSGLVFRQAQDKEVN; encoded by the coding sequence ATGACGTCAAATTCCAATCTTCCAAAATTCGATAACTCCTCAGTCGCAAATCTTCTTAGTAACATTGCAGCTGCCCTTATTGTTTTAAAGGAGGATAAGTTTCGGATTCGGGCTTATGAAAATGCAGCGGAGGCGATCGTTAAATCAAGTTCGGAGGTCAAGGATCTTTGGGAAGAGGGGAATTTAACGGCGATTCCCGGTGTTGGTAAAGGCATTGCTGGGGCACTGGACGAGTATTTTAAAACTGGAAAAGTAAATGATTTTGAAAAAGTTTTAAGTAAGATGCCAGAGGGAATGTTTGAAATCTTGGGACTGCCGGAAATCGGGCCGGCGACGGCGTACAAGCTAGCCAAAGAACTCCATATCAAGTCTGTGGAAGATTTAAAAGAGGCGGCAGAGGCGCATAAAATTGCCGAGTTACCGGGATTTGGCCTGGAATCAGAAAAAGATATTTTAAAGGCTTTGGAGACGCCGGTTGCCGAGATTTCGCATCGGTACTTATTTCCAGAAGCCGAAGCGATCGCATACAGCTATATAGATTATTTAAAGACTTGTAAGAGTGTTATCAAAGTTGATCCTTTAGGATCGTTGCGGCGGCGCTCGTCGACCGTTGGTGATATTGATATTTCAGTGGCCACTGATAATCCTAAAGAAGTTATTTCTTTTTTCAAAAATTATAACCTGGTCAAAGAGGTCGTGAGTTCTGGCGATGTTAAGTGTACGGTCGTTCTAAAGACTAGAGAGCAAGTGGATTTAATGACTCAAAAACCACAGGCTTACGGGTCATTGTTGCAACACTTTACAGGGAGTCAGGCGCATAATGTGGCTCTGCGGACGTTCGCGAAGGACAAAGGCTGGTCCTTGTCTGAGAATGGCATCAAGAAACAGGGAACAAACCCTTCGACAAGCTCAGGGCAGGTAACAGTGGAAGTGGATACCGAGGAGAAATTTTATAAAGAGCTGGGAATGGATTTTATTGTGCCGGAGCTCCGGGAAAATCGGGGCGAAATCGAGGCGGCGCTTAGTCGTAAACTGCCAAAATTGGTTGAGCTGGTCGACATTAAAGGCGATTTGCATAATCATACGAACTTCATCGAGGGCGAAAATACTTTAGAAGAAATGATTATTAAAGCGAAGTCGCTTGGTTATAATTATTACGCCTATTGTGATCACGCACCGAGTATCGAAAATAGAGGACTTGATGAGATTACGAAGATTATAGAGGAGAGAAGAGGAAAAGTGGACGGTTTTAATGCTAAATCTACTAACTTTAAATTGTTTTCGGGACTGGAAATTAATATCACGGCCAAAGCGGAAATGGCATATCCGAATGAACTCATGTCAAAATTAGATTACGTAATTGCATCGATTCACACTAATTTGACAGCCTCTAAAGAGGAACAAACGAAGCGCTTAATGGCAGCAATTAAAAATCCCTATGTTTCTATAATTGGGCACCCGACCGGTCGTCTAATTAACGAACGATCTTCGTATGAAGTAAACTGGACAGAAGTCTTTAAATTAGCGGCCACGACTGGTACAATTATGGAGATCAACGCTCATCCCAGGCGTTTGGATTTGCCGGATGATCTGGTTAAAATGGCGTTATCATACGGGGTTAAGTTTATAATCAGTAGCGATGCTCATAATGTGACCGGTCAAGATATAATGCATTACGGCATTGATGTGGCGAGGCGAGGTTGGTTGCAGGCTTCCGACGTAGTGAATACTTTGAGTTACGAAAAACTTGGTGATTATTTGAAAGAGATTCGTAAACGGAAAGCCCATTCGACGGGCTCAGGGCTAGTCTTTCGACAAGCTCAAGACAAGGAGGTGAATTAA
- a CDS encoding LemA family protein, whose product MSLPIILIGLLVIVGLYLLSLYNGLVSSKLGVDESWSGIDVQLKRRSSLIPNLVETVKGYAAHESGVFEKVTEARSALMSATTPNDAAVANNQLTGALKSLFAVAEAYPELKANANFQQLQNDLNDTEDKVAYSRQFYNSNVMNFNTKIKVFPAVLIAGSMGFKEYAFFKADDSEKADIAVKF is encoded by the coding sequence ATGTCTTTACCAATAATTTTAATCGGACTTTTAGTAATTGTTGGATTATATTTACTATCACTTTACAACGGTTTAGTCAGTTCTAAACTTGGGGTTGATGAGTCCTGGAGTGGGATTGACGTGCAGCTAAAGCGAAGGTCCTCTTTAATTCCAAATCTAGTCGAGACTGTTAAGGGTTACGCGGCTCACGAATCGGGAGTGTTTGAGAAGGTTACGGAAGCAAGATCAGCTTTAATGTCGGCGACAACGCCAAACGATGCCGCAGTTGCTAATAACCAACTGACTGGAGCCTTAAAGTCGTTATTCGCAGTCGCTGAAGCTTACCCCGAACTAAAAGCCAATGCTAACTTTCAGCAGTTGCAGAATGATTTAAATGATACTGAGGATAAAGTGGCGTATAGCCGGCAGTTTTATAACAGTAACGTGATGAATTTTAATACTAAGATCAAAGTGTTTCCAGCGGTGCTTATTGCCGGGTCAATGGGATTTAAAGAGTACGCGTTTTTTAAGGCTGACGATTCTGAGAAGGCTGATATTGCGGTAAAGTTTTAG
- the gatC gene encoding Asp-tRNA(Asn)/Glu-tRNA(Gln) amidotransferase subunit GatC — translation MLSDINVKKIAKLANLNLTESEVGLFVPQLSKVIDYVAKLSTVDTKNVTATFNVTGLVNVWRDDVVTDSLSQEDALKNAKRTERGYFVVDRVAAGEA, via the coding sequence ATGTTGTCTGATATTAACGTCAAAAAAATTGCTAAACTAGCCAACCTCAACCTCACTGAGAGTGAGGTTGGTTTGTTTGTTCCACAGCTTTCCAAAGTTATAGATTATGTAGCTAAACTTTCGACCGTTGATACCAAAAACGTCACAGCGACTTTTAACGTTACGGGACTAGTTAACGTCTGGCGGGATGACGTTGTCACTGATTCACTGAGTCAAGAAGATGCCCTTAAAAATGCCAAACGGACTGAACGCGGTTATTTTGTGGTTGATCGAGTGGCGGCCGGGGAAGCTTAA
- the gatA gene encoding Asp-tRNA(Asn)/Glu-tRNA(Gln) amidotransferase subunit GatA produces MNERIDKIDAKIHAFLTTENVPDAVKTDSTKPLAGKTMGVKGVLSMAGKPSWASSKVLENYMPVYSATVVKKLVEAGAIIAGQTNCDSFAEGASTENSGFGPTRNPWDLSRVPGGSSGGSAAAVVAGEVDFALGTDTGGSIRQPASFCNVVGLKNTYGRCSRYGLMAMGSSFDTPGAFTKSVADMAKVLQVIAGYDPLDATSSKATVPDYSAVLGKGVEGVKIGLPKEYFGDGVSPEVKAAVLAASKELEKQGANLAEVSLPKTELALAVYYILVPSEISSNMGRYTETRFGNSRDLFEAEVKRRIMIGTYALSSGYYDAYYNQALKVRTLIIEDFKKAFASVDLLLGPVSPTTAFKIGEKAADPLSMYLADVLTCPSNVAGVPAISIPAGFDKNNLPIGLQLIAPHFREDLLLQVASTYEKVTDWHNRKPEIK; encoded by the coding sequence ATGAATGAACGTATAGATAAAATAGACGCTAAAATTCACGCCTTTTTAACCACTGAAAATGTTCCTGATGCGGTCAAAACTGATTCAACAAAGCCACTGGCGGGAAAGACCATGGGTGTGAAGGGGGTTCTTTCGATGGCTGGGAAACCATCGTGGGCCTCATCAAAAGTTTTAGAAAATTATATGCCCGTTTATTCAGCAACTGTCGTTAAAAAGTTAGTTGAAGCCGGGGCGATTATTGCCGGGCAAACTAATTGTGATTCGTTTGCCGAAGGGGCGTCGACTGAAAACAGTGGCTTTGGGCCAACGCGAAATCCTTGGGATTTATCACGAGTTCCCGGTGGCTCCAGCGGTGGTTCAGCGGCGGCCGTGGTCGCGGGTGAGGTCGATTTTGCCTTAGGGACTGATACTGGTGGCTCGATTCGTCAGCCAGCATCTTTTTGCAATGTGGTTGGCCTTAAAAATACTTACGGCCGCTGTTCTCGTTATGGGCTGATGGCCATGGGCTCGTCTTTTGATACTCCCGGAGCCTTTACGAAATCTGTTGCAGATATGGCTAAAGTGCTTCAGGTCATTGCTGGCTATGATCCACTCGATGCGACGTCTTCTAAGGCGACGGTGCCGGATTATTCCGCGGTTTTAGGTAAGGGGGTTGAGGGTGTTAAGATCGGTTTACCGAAAGAATATTTTGGTGACGGGGTAAGCCCGGAGGTCAAAGCTGCTGTTTTAGCCGCGTCAAAAGAACTGGAAAAGCAAGGCGCTAATTTAGCGGAAGTTTCATTGCCAAAAACTGAACTAGCTCTGGCAGTCTATTATATTTTAGTTCCCAGTGAGATTTCCTCAAACATGGGTCGCTACACCGAAACACGATTTGGCAATTCACGGGATTTATTTGAAGCTGAAGTGAAGCGGCGGATAATGATTGGGACTTATGCACTGTCTTCCGGCTACTACGATGCTTACTACAACCAAGCTTTAAAAGTGCGAACTTTAATTATCGAAGATTTTAAAAAGGCTTTTGCGTCAGTGGATTTACTTTTGGGTCCGGTGTCACCGACGACCGCCTTTAAAATTGGTGAAAAAGCGGCCGATCCACTATCAATGTATCTAGCTGACGTACTAACATGCCCAAGTAACGTGGCTGGAGTGCCCGCAATAAGTATCCCAGCTGGTTTTGATAAAAATAATTTACCAATCGGGTTACAATTAATTGCCCCTCATTTTAGGGAGGATTTGTTACTCCAGGTAGCGTCAACATATGAGAAGGTTACCGATTGGCATAACCGAAAACCGGAAATAAAATAA
- the gatB gene encoding Asp-tRNA(Asn)/Glu-tRNA(Gln) amidotransferase subunit GatB, which translates to MLIPVIGLEVHIELATKSKMFCGCKNAAFGSEPNTLTCPTCLGLPGALPVPNKAALESTMLLGLALGSTINEDSFFERKNYFYPDLPKGYQISQYQEPLCVGGQLLVGVTGFRVKPGMTDDSNVRTIRINRIHQEEDTGKLMHDGDKTLVDFNRSGVPLTELVTEADFKSAAEAKAFLKELARIIRYLGISEADMEKGSMRLEANISVQEAGSFKAENARLTSLVGSKLNPKVEVKNINSFRFVEKAIEYEIKRQTELIESGQTLVQETRGYSEKTGETYVQRSKEDAHDYRYFPEPDIPPFHFDEAFVSGVKKRLVELPRQKMDRWEKFGVKGADSEIIADDQKLADLFDAVILQFKDAKAVANLLVNKPEWQAKSATEIVAFLNSASTKINLSDVEVTELCQKVIIDNPKAVDDYKKGKEAGLKFLVGQVMRLSKGASDVTVVTERLMSIVNTS; encoded by the coding sequence ATGTTAATACCTGTAATAGGATTAGAAGTTCATATAGAGCTCGCTACTAAGTCAAAGATGTTCTGCGGCTGTAAAAATGCGGCCTTTGGGTCCGAGCCGAACACTTTGACTTGCCCCACGTGCCTCGGCCTGCCGGGCGCACTTCCGGTACCCAATAAAGCGGCTTTGGAATCGACGATGTTACTTGGTCTTGCTTTGGGGTCGACGATTAATGAAGACAGCTTTTTTGAACGCAAGAATTATTTTTATCCTGATCTTCCAAAAGGTTATCAAATTAGCCAATATCAGGAACCTCTCTGCGTTGGCGGTCAACTATTGGTTGGGGTTACTGGATTCCGGGTCAAGCCCGGAATGACAGATGATTCTAACGTCAGAACTATTAGGATAAATAGAATTCACCAAGAAGAAGATACTGGGAAGTTAATGCACGACGGTGATAAGACGCTGGTGGATTTTAACCGGAGTGGGGTGCCTCTCACCGAACTTGTTACCGAAGCCGATTTTAAATCGGCGGCCGAAGCGAAAGCATTTCTTAAAGAACTGGCTAGGATCATACGCTATTTAGGGATTTCGGAAGCAGATATGGAGAAAGGCTCGATGCGGCTGGAGGCTAATATCTCAGTCCAAGAAGCCGGATCTTTTAAAGCCGAGAATGCCCGTCTCACGTCTTTGGTCGGGTCGAAACTCAACCCTAAAGTCGAAGTGAAGAATATTAATTCTTTTAGGTTTGTAGAAAAGGCGATCGAGTACGAAATAAAACGTCAGACTGAGCTTATCGAGTCCGGTCAAACTTTAGTTCAGGAGACTCGCGGTTATAGCGAAAAGACCGGAGAAACTTATGTCCAGCGTTCTAAAGAGGATGCCCACGATTATCGCTACTTTCCAGAACCGGATATTCCACCGTTTCATTTTGACGAAGCGTTCGTAAGTGGGGTCAAAAAACGCTTGGTTGAATTACCTCGCCAGAAGATGGATCGTTGGGAAAAGTTTGGCGTTAAGGGGGCTGATTCCGAGATTATCGCCGATGACCAAAAGTTAGCAGATCTATTTGATGCGGTCATTCTACAGTTTAAAGATGCTAAAGCCGTTGCCAATCTGCTCGTTAATAAACCAGAATGGCAAGCAAAATCGGCCACCGAAATCGTCGCTTTTCTAAACTCCGCGTCGACTAAAATCAATCTTTCAGATGTCGAAGTAACGGAACTCTGTCAAAAGGTAATTATAGATAACCCTAAAGCCGTTGACGATTATAAAAAAGGTAAAGAAGCCGGTTTAAAGTTTTTGGTGGGGCAAGTGATGAGGCTTTCTAAAGGGGCATCAGACGTTACCGTTGTAACAGAGAGGTTAATGAGTATAGTCAATACCTCATAA
- a CDS encoding DNA polymerase, with protein MLDLKNPNYEYVISQDRLLEIVNDELPKHEMIAVDTEATGLDPYLAKLLLVQIGTPEKAYIFDARKLDMAPIKSILEDCKILKILQNGKFDYSLLKVKLNVAMVNVFDTMLAEQLVNAGLGRRNASLKDIAKKYLDLDIDKDYANYNWENLGSVHVEFSERHLTYAANDVFMLFPIFQAQFADIQKKDLVKTAQLEFAVMPVVAEMEVKGSHIDVAKWRANLEELKIKRNTLAKQIQNEIRPLYNTEQVDLFGNVSDVININSQQQLLDLFNNKLGLNMIATGEEHLSKSSHPIAKLMLEYRGVEKLISAFGENLLAKIHPRTGRLHPDFMQLGADTGRFSCSSPNLQQIPKESSFRSCFTAAPGYKLVTADYSQMELRILAEASKDPVMLKAYDDKLDLHTYTASKMFNIPFDEVTKPQRFNAKSINFGLMYGRGAASLAAQIGCSVDEGKLLLRQYFDSYKGVKIWLDHVAKEAVNKGYSVTLGGRKRWYNMPESTDPMYEKLISNIERQGKNTPIQGSSADITKYALVFIHKKIKELGLAANIIHTVHDEIVVEIREDQAEAWLPVQIAEMERAGQLLLKRVPVEADGAVSDIWEH; from the coding sequence ATGCTTGATTTAAAAAACCCTAATTACGAATACGTGATCTCGCAAGATCGTCTCTTGGAAATTGTCAACGACGAGCTCCCGAAGCACGAGATGATCGCTGTCGACACGGAAGCCACCGGGCTTGATCCATACCTTGCCAAACTACTCCTGGTTCAAATTGGCACTCCCGAGAAGGCCTACATTTTTGATGCCCGAAAACTAGATATGGCTCCAATCAAGTCGATTCTAGAAGATTGCAAGATTTTAAAAATTCTTCAAAACGGCAAATTCGATTATTCTCTGCTTAAAGTTAAATTAAACGTGGCCATGGTGAATGTGTTTGACACCATGTTGGCCGAACAATTGGTTAATGCCGGTTTAGGCCGCCGCAACGCCTCTTTAAAAGACATTGCTAAAAAGTATTTAGATTTGGACATCGATAAAGATTACGCCAATTATAATTGGGAAAATTTGGGATCGGTGCATGTGGAGTTTAGTGAGCGTCACTTAACCTACGCCGCCAACGATGTTTTTATGTTATTTCCAATTTTCCAAGCTCAATTTGCGGATATTCAAAAAAAGGATCTGGTTAAAACCGCTCAGCTGGAGTTTGCGGTGATGCCTGTCGTTGCCGAAATGGAAGTAAAGGGCAGCCATATCGATGTGGCCAAGTGGCGGGCTAATTTAGAAGAACTTAAAATTAAACGTAATACACTCGCCAAGCAGATTCAAAACGAAATTCGGCCTCTCTATAATACTGAGCAGGTCGATTTGTTTGGCAACGTCAGTGACGTCATTAATATTAACTCTCAGCAACAACTTCTAGATCTTTTTAATAATAAATTGGGTTTAAATATGATCGCAACCGGTGAAGAACATTTGTCTAAATCGAGTCATCCGATCGCCAAACTAATGTTGGAATACAGGGGGGTTGAAAAGCTGATTAGTGCTTTTGGTGAGAATCTTCTCGCTAAAATCCACCCTCGAACCGGTCGCCTACATCCCGATTTTATGCAATTGGGGGCGGATACCGGCCGTTTTTCTTGTAGTAGCCCTAATTTACAGCAAATTCCCAAAGAATCTTCGTTCCGGAGTTGTTTTACAGCTGCTCCCGGTTATAAGTTAGTCACCGCTGACTACTCACAAATGGAACTGCGAATTCTAGCGGAAGCTTCCAAAGACCCGGTGATGCTTAAAGCCTATGACGATAAATTAGATTTACATACTTACACCGCTTCCAAAATGTTTAATATTCCATTTGATGAAGTCACCAAACCGCAGCGCTTTAACGCCAAGTCTATTAACTTTGGTTTAATGTATGGTCGCGGCGCCGCTTCTTTAGCGGCTCAAATTGGTTGCAGCGTTGACGAGGGTAAGTTGTTACTCCGGCAGTATTTTGATAGCTACAAAGGCGTTAAAATTTGGTTGGACCACGTGGCCAAGGAAGCCGTTAATAAAGGCTACTCGGTGACTTTGGGCGGTCGGAAAAGATGGTATAATATGCCGGAGAGCACCGACCCCATGTACGAGAAATTGATCTCGAACATTGAGCGTCAAGGTAAGAATACTCCGATTCAAGGCAGTAGCGCCGATATTACTAAATACGCTTTGGTTTTTATTCATAAAAAGATTAAAGAGTTGGGGCTGGCCGCTAATATTATTCATACGGTCCACGACGAAATTGTGGTTGAGATTCGGGAAGATCAGGCGGAGGCTTGGTTGCCGGTGCAGATTGCCGAAATGGAACGAGCCGGTCAACTATTATTAAAGAGAGTTCCAGTTGAAGCCGATGGAGCCGTTTCCGATATTTGGGAGCATTAG